A part of Kitasatospora acidiphila genomic DNA contains:
- a CDS encoding carbon-nitrogen hydrolase family protein, with translation MPRTLRLAVAQSTVAEDPTDPESVRASGAQVRRLMREAHAGGARLVQFPEGAITYPDKHAISSGPKGTLAAADWGRVDWDVIRTEAEAVAQLAGELGLWVAFGSIHPLTPPHRPHNSLYIVSDQGELVGRYDKRYLSHSELSYLYTPGTTPLVFEVDGIRFGAALCIEAKFPELFAEYEQLDVDCVLLSAMADHAGLAVLAQAYAILYNYWVAYSVPAQFGATAPARIIAPGGRRLASCPAARGPGLAFADLDLDTQDPDISMTLRLARPWRRLARAGLYDRHVVSGDARSDIRTGF, from the coding sequence ATGCCGAGGACATTGCGTTTGGCGGTCGCGCAGAGCACCGTGGCAGAAGATCCCACCGACCCCGAGAGCGTGCGGGCGAGCGGCGCCCAGGTCCGCCGGCTGATGCGCGAGGCGCATGCGGGCGGGGCGCGGCTGGTGCAGTTCCCCGAAGGTGCCATCACCTACCCCGACAAACATGCGATCTCGTCCGGTCCCAAGGGAACGCTCGCCGCCGCGGATTGGGGCCGGGTCGACTGGGACGTCATCCGCACCGAGGCCGAGGCCGTGGCCCAACTGGCCGGGGAGTTGGGCCTGTGGGTGGCGTTCGGATCGATCCATCCGCTGACACCGCCGCACCGCCCGCACAACAGCCTGTACATCGTCTCGGACCAGGGCGAGCTCGTCGGCCGCTACGACAAGCGCTACCTGTCGCACAGCGAACTCTCGTACCTGTACACGCCCGGCACGACCCCACTCGTCTTCGAGGTTGACGGCATCCGGTTCGGTGCCGCCCTGTGCATCGAGGCCAAGTTCCCCGAACTGTTCGCGGAGTACGAGCAGTTGGATGTTGACTGCGTCCTGCTGTCCGCGATGGCCGACCATGCCGGACTCGCCGTGCTGGCTCAGGCGTACGCGATCCTCTACAACTACTGGGTCGCTTACTCCGTCCCGGCCCAGTTCGGTGCCACCGCGCCCGCGAGGATCATCGCGCCGGGCGGCCGCCGACTCGCGAGCTGCCCCGCCGCCCGCGGACCCGGCCTCGCGTTCGCCGATCTCGACCTGGACACGCAGGACCCGGACATCTCGATGACCCTCCGCCTTGCCCGTCCATGGCGCCGGTTGGCCCGTGCGGGCCTGTATGACCGGCATGTGGTGTCGGGTGATGCGCGCAGCGACATACGCACCGGCTTCTGA
- a CDS encoding pyridoxamine 5'-phosphate oxidase family protein, giving the protein MPVTNPWLAGPAPQQRLGRERLEERILNLLSSQNMCVLATAGQDGPLATPVRYFHLDFALMFTTAAGSPKMRNLAADPRVSVGVFAPLVGQASSRGAQIFGRARVLNEDDPDFAHYWPAVRWQSDHVERSRSLDEPPSGPLVVVEADRIVYTEHWLRREGFAPRQFWRRPKPTDA; this is encoded by the coding sequence ATGCCTGTAACCAACCCTTGGCTGGCTGGACCGGCCCCGCAGCAGCGGCTTGGCCGCGAGCGCCTCGAAGAGCGCATCCTCAACCTGCTGTCGTCCCAGAACATGTGCGTGCTGGCAACGGCGGGCCAGGATGGACCGCTGGCGACGCCGGTACGCTACTTCCACCTCGACTTCGCGTTGATGTTCACCACGGCGGCAGGGTCGCCGAAGATGCGCAACCTGGCGGCGGATCCCCGTGTGTCCGTGGGGGTGTTCGCCCCGCTGGTCGGGCAGGCCAGCAGCCGCGGTGCCCAGATCTTCGGGCGAGCCCGGGTGTTGAACGAGGACGACCCGGACTTCGCGCACTACTGGCCGGCCGTCCGCTGGCAGTCCGATCACGTCGAGCGCTCCCGTTCGCTGGACGAGCCGCCGTCAGGACCGCTTGTGGTGGTGGAGGCCGACCGGATCGTCTACACCGAGCACTGGCTGCGACGCGAGGGCTTCGCGCCGCGTCAGTTCTGGCGCCGGCCCAAGCCGACGGACGCCTGA
- a CDS encoding alpha/beta hydrolase encodes MKITHLNDSRPTGTNPQRRRLQGTHRVALLLAATSTALALTAPLAHAAPRGPELHWGPCTGAGTGVDPRQQCATLAVPLDYRQPDGPSITLAVSRIPAAQPRLRRGVLVTIPGGPGGSGLNRPSDAAKRLPQSVLDRYDLIGFDPRGVGQSTPVSCGLSHEDLSPVNMYPWPAPDGGITANVAFAQHLADKCWSNGGPVLRTLSTANEARDLDSIRSALGARRMSAWGVSYGTYVGAVYATMFPQHTDRVVLDSNDDPDATKVERGLLANFAIGVEDRFPDFAAWAAEPGNPDRVADTPEQVRARYLELADRLDHSPIPWPGTNPAELNGNVLRTVMLQSLDSDADFPNLAELLLAAEGRRPLPTPVVAPDAAVQNTLAVAAGTICGDVSWPTSVAGYAQAVAADRVTHPLTAGMPVNVMPCAFWPAKPTEPPVVVGDQGPSNILLIQNLRDPATPYAGALQLRRDLGDRARMVTVDSGGHEVYLANGNACGDDLVTQYLVTGRRPEHDAYCPAQ; translated from the coding sequence ATGAAGATCACTCACCTGAACGACTCGCGTCCGACCGGCACGAACCCGCAGCGCCGGCGTCTGCAGGGCACCCACCGCGTGGCGCTGCTGCTGGCCGCCACCTCGACCGCCCTGGCCCTCACCGCCCCGCTGGCGCACGCCGCGCCGCGCGGCCCGGAGCTGCACTGGGGGCCGTGCACCGGCGCGGGCACCGGTGTCGACCCGCGACAGCAGTGCGCCACGCTCGCCGTGCCGCTCGACTACCGGCAGCCCGACGGCCCGAGCATCACGCTGGCCGTCTCACGGATCCCGGCCGCCCAACCCCGGCTGCGCCGCGGTGTCCTGGTGACCATTCCCGGCGGGCCGGGCGGCTCCGGCCTCAACCGTCCGAGCGACGCGGCCAAGCGGCTCCCGCAGTCGGTGCTCGACCGCTATGACCTCATCGGGTTCGACCCGCGGGGCGTCGGCCAGTCCACCCCGGTCAGCTGCGGGCTCTCCCATGAGGACCTGTCGCCGGTCAATATGTACCCCTGGCCGGCTCCCGACGGCGGCATCACGGCCAATGTCGCCTTCGCCCAGCACCTCGCCGACAAGTGCTGGAGCAATGGCGGTCCGGTGCTGCGCACCCTGAGCACCGCCAACGAGGCGCGCGATCTGGACAGCATCCGCAGTGCCCTCGGCGCGCGCCGGATGTCGGCCTGGGGCGTCTCCTACGGCACCTACGTCGGCGCGGTGTACGCCACGATGTTCCCCCAGCACACCGACCGGGTGGTGCTGGACAGCAACGACGACCCCGACGCCACCAAGGTCGAACGGGGCTTGCTGGCCAACTTCGCCATCGGCGTGGAGGACCGCTTCCCCGACTTCGCCGCCTGGGCCGCCGAACCCGGCAACCCCGACCGGGTGGCCGACACCCCCGAGCAGGTGCGCGCCCGCTACCTCGAGCTCGCCGATCGCCTCGACCACTCGCCCATCCCCTGGCCCGGCACCAACCCGGCCGAACTGAACGGCAACGTGCTGCGCACCGTCATGCTGCAGAGCCTCGACAGTGACGCCGACTTCCCGAACCTGGCGGAGCTGCTGCTCGCCGCCGAGGGCCGCCGCCCGCTCCCCACCCCGGTGGTCGCCCCCGATGCCGCAGTGCAGAACACCCTTGCCGTCGCGGCCGGCACCATCTGCGGGGATGTCAGCTGGCCCACCTCCGTCGCCGGCTACGCGCAGGCGGTTGCGGCCGACCGCGTCACCCACCCGCTGACCGCCGGCATGCCGGTCAATGTGATGCCATGCGCCTTCTGGCCCGCCAAGCCCACCGAACCACCGGTGGTCGTCGGTGACCAGGGCCCCTCGAACATCCTGCTGATACAGAACCTCCGCGACCCGGCCACGCCCTACGCCGGCGCGCTGCAGTTGCGCCGCGACCTGGGCGACCGGGCCCGCATGGTCACCGTGGACTCCGGCGGCCACGAGGTCTACCTCGCCAACGGAAACGCCTGCGGCGACGACCTGGTGACGCAGTACCTGGTCACCGGCCGCCGCCCGGAGCACGACGCCTACTGCCCGGCGCAGTGA
- a CDS encoding NAD-dependent epimerase/dehydratase family protein, whose amino-acid sequence METPTRPRLVLLTGAAGGVGTFLRALLPGYGYQLRCFDRLPVPGEPGAITADLRDPQALATAMDGVDAVVHLAGIAQEAPFPEILAANIDGSYRLYEAARAAGVRRIVFASSNHAVGFTERPADGGLLPVETPQRPDTYYGLSKCFGENLASLYADRHGIETVSLRIGSCLAVPRTVRMLATWLSPADCARLVHASLSAPVAGHTVVYGISANTRAWWDLAPARALGYRPLDNAEEFAAELLARLGELPPDDPEYRVVGGSFTRLGD is encoded by the coding sequence ATGGAGACACCGACCCGGCCCCGCCTTGTGCTGCTCACCGGCGCTGCCGGCGGCGTGGGCACCTTCCTGCGGGCCCTACTGCCTGGCTACGGCTATCAGTTGCGCTGCTTCGACCGCCTGCCGGTGCCAGGCGAGCCCGGGGCGATCACCGCCGACCTGCGGGATCCTCAGGCGCTGGCCACGGCGATGGACGGCGTCGACGCGGTGGTCCACCTGGCCGGGATCGCGCAGGAGGCGCCGTTCCCGGAGATCCTGGCCGCCAACATCGATGGCAGCTACCGGCTTTACGAGGCCGCGCGGGCCGCGGGGGTGCGCCGGATCGTCTTCGCCAGTAGCAACCATGCGGTGGGCTTCACCGAACGACCTGCCGACGGCGGCCTCCTGCCGGTGGAGACACCGCAGCGCCCCGACACCTACTACGGACTCTCCAAGTGCTTCGGCGAGAACCTCGCCTCGCTCTACGCCGACCGGCACGGGATCGAGACGGTCTCGCTGCGGATCGGCTCCTGCCTCGCCGTGCCGCGCACCGTCCGGATGCTCGCCACCTGGCTCAGCCCGGCCGACTGCGCCCGCCTGGTGCACGCCTCGCTCAGCGCGCCGGTGGCCGGCCACACCGTGGTCTACGGCATCTCCGCCAACACCCGGGCCTGGTGGGACCTCGCGCCGGCTCGGGCACTCGGCTACCGACCACTGGACAACGCCGAGGAGTTCGCGGCCGAGCTGCTCGCCAGGCTCGGCGAACTGCCGCCCGACGACCCGGAGTACCGCGTTGTCGGCGGTTCCTTCACGCGGCTCGGGGACTGA
- a CDS encoding helix-turn-helix transcriptional regulator: MDTDLGGFLRARRARLRPEDVGLTSFGGRRRVPGLRREELAQLAGVSAAYYTRLEQGQSGNASEAVLDALARALRLTEDEHAHLRNLARPRRAKRRPAERPEQVRPATRQLIEAMDGVPAVVLNRRRDVLAWNALGHALVAGHLDRGAPERPADRPNLQRMLFLDPHTRELYPDWATEARRAVASLRLAAGGHADDRRLAELTGELLLKSHEFAALWAKQSVANCTTGRKSFHHPVVGPLELDFETLQPADGTGHWLLLYSAVSGSADELGLRLLQGTLTAAQSVPAVTADR, translated from the coding sequence ATGGACACGGATCTCGGAGGGTTCCTGCGGGCGCGGCGGGCTCGGCTGCGGCCCGAGGACGTCGGGCTGACGTCGTTCGGCGGTCGGCGACGGGTGCCGGGCCTGCGCCGGGAGGAGTTGGCCCAGCTCGCGGGCGTCAGCGCGGCCTACTACACGCGGCTGGAGCAGGGGCAGAGCGGCAACGCCTCCGAGGCGGTGCTCGACGCCCTGGCCCGAGCGCTCCGGCTGACCGAGGACGAGCACGCCCATCTGCGCAATCTGGCCCGCCCGCGCCGGGCCAAGCGCCGCCCGGCGGAGCGCCCGGAGCAGGTGCGCCCCGCGACCCGACAGCTGATCGAGGCGATGGACGGCGTCCCGGCCGTGGTGCTGAACCGCCGCCGCGATGTGCTCGCCTGGAACGCGCTCGGCCACGCCCTGGTGGCCGGGCACCTGGACCGCGGCGCGCCGGAGCGCCCCGCCGACCGGCCCAACCTGCAGCGGATGCTCTTCCTCGACCCGCACACCAGGGAGCTGTATCCGGACTGGGCGACGGAGGCCCGGCGTGCGGTGGCCTCGCTGCGCCTGGCGGCCGGGGGTCACGCGGACGACCGGCGACTGGCCGAGCTGACCGGTGAACTACTGCTGAAGAGCCATGAGTTCGCCGCGCTCTGGGCCAAGCAGTCGGTCGCCAACTGCACCACTGGCCGCAAGTCCTTCCACCATCCGGTGGTCGGCCCACTGGAGTTGGACTTCGAAACCCTCCAACCGGCCGACGGCACGGGCCACTGGCTGCTGCTCTACAGTGCTGTGTCCGGATCGGCTGATGAGCTCGGACTCCGCCTGCTGCAAGGAACTCTGACTGCGGCTCAGAGTGTTCCGGCAGTCACCGCGGATCGATGA
- a CDS encoding MFS transporter encodes MAVLDRTSAAPNDRLTGRARLVLAVLLVAQFTLAVDFSILNVALPAIGRGLGFRIGQLQWVATAFALAAAGFTLLFGRLADLVGRRRLFLIGLALLGAASLLGGFAVNPAMLLTARVAQGLATAAVTPAGLALLTSAFPEGPLRERALGLNGALMSAGFTTGAVLGGVLTDLLSWRWAFLLNVPVVLAVLLIAPRVLTESRGAREGLDLPGAVTVTAGLLALVAGLTTPALRLPGLLAGAVLLVACYLIERRAAGPLVPVRILHRPTVVWGNLIGLLAFATETSLVFLLTLYLQRVLGFAPLAAGLCFAVLGLGTVVGGVTAARVIGRLGATRALVLGGAVQALATAALTALGEGRGWLGLLLAATFVGGVGNMVVIVGFMVTATSGLPAADQGTATGLATMTQQIGITMGTPVMSAIATTGLGASAGSATVLHGVATAITANAALVVVGILVAGVALRRR; translated from the coding sequence ATGGCAGTACTCGACAGAACGTCAGCCGCACCCAACGACCGACTCACCGGCCGTGCCCGGCTGGTGCTGGCCGTCCTACTGGTAGCCCAGTTCACCCTGGCGGTGGACTTCTCGATCCTGAACGTCGCACTGCCCGCGATCGGCCGGGGCCTGGGCTTCCGGATCGGCCAACTCCAGTGGGTGGCCACCGCGTTCGCGCTCGCGGCGGCCGGTTTCACGCTGCTCTTCGGCCGGCTCGCCGACCTGGTCGGACGCCGCCGGCTGTTCCTGATCGGCCTGGCCCTGCTGGGCGCGGCCTCACTGCTGGGCGGGTTCGCGGTGAACCCGGCGATGCTGCTGACCGCCCGGGTCGCCCAGGGCCTGGCGACCGCCGCCGTCACCCCGGCCGGCCTGGCGCTGCTCACCTCGGCCTTCCCCGAAGGCCCACTGCGTGAGCGGGCGTTGGGCCTCAACGGCGCGTTGATGTCGGCTGGTTTCACCACCGGCGCGGTGCTCGGCGGCGTGCTCACCGACCTGCTCAGCTGGCGCTGGGCGTTCCTGCTCAACGTGCCGGTGGTGCTGGCCGTGCTGCTGATCGCACCCCGGGTGCTGACCGAGAGCCGTGGCGCACGCGAAGGGCTGGACCTGCCCGGCGCGGTCACCGTGACGGCCGGGCTGCTGGCCCTGGTCGCCGGGCTGACCACGCCCGCGCTGCGCCTGCCGGGGCTGCTCGCCGGGGCGGTGCTGCTGGTGGCCTGCTACCTGATCGAGCGTCGGGCCGCCGGTCCACTGGTGCCGGTGCGGATCCTGCACCGGCCAACGGTCGTGTGGGGCAACCTGATCGGGCTGCTGGCCTTCGCCACCGAGACCTCGCTGGTCTTCCTGCTCACCCTGTACCTGCAGCGGGTGCTCGGCTTCGCGCCGCTCGCCGCCGGCCTCTGCTTCGCGGTGCTGGGGCTCGGCACGGTGGTCGGTGGGGTGACGGCGGCGCGGGTGATCGGGCGGCTCGGCGCCACCCGGGCGCTGGTGCTCGGCGGTGCGGTGCAGGCGCTGGCCACGGCGGCGCTGACCGCGCTGGGGGAGGGGCGCGGCTGGCTGGGTCTGCTGCTGGCGGCCACCTTCGTGGGCGGCGTCGGCAACATGGTGGTGATCGTGGGGTTCATGGTGACCGCCACCTCGGGGCTGCCGGCCGCCGACCAGGGCACCGCGACCGGCCTGGCCACCATGACCCAGCAGATCGGGATCACCATGGGTACGCCCGTGATGAGCGCGATCGCCACCACGGGTCTCGGCGCATCCGCCGGCTCCGCCACGGTGCTCCACGGTGTCGCCACCGCGATCACGGCCAATGCGGCGCTGGTGGTCGTCGGCATCCTGGTGGCCGGGGTTGCACTGCGCAGGCGGTAG
- a CDS encoding carbohydrate kinase family protein, protein MSGLLVIGNVVTDVVARHRGPLAPNTDTPARIVLLPGGAAGNTAAWAARSGAREVRVLARVGADSADWHRAALAAAGVTAQLVVAAEQPTGVVIALVDETAERSMVTDVGAAAGLRLADWDPVLLAGVDFLHLSGYLLFPPAGRELARAAIADARAAGVPVSVDPASTGFLGALGVPVFRAAASGVDVLIPNLEEARLLSGEAEPEAAAIALSRWVGTAVVKLGAAGAIAARAGAVIARAPGVPTAAVDSTGAGDAFAGGYLAALLAGADQQRALAAGCAAGAQAVAVVGARPAVG, encoded by the coding sequence ATGAGTGGCCTCCTGGTGATCGGCAACGTGGTCACCGATGTGGTCGCCCGGCATCGGGGGCCGCTGGCGCCGAACACCGACACGCCCGCCCGGATCGTCCTGCTGCCCGGCGGCGCGGCGGGCAACACCGCTGCCTGGGCCGCGCGTTCGGGCGCCCGGGAGGTGCGGGTGCTGGCCCGGGTGGGGGCCGACTCCGCCGACTGGCACCGTGCGGCGCTGGCGGCCGCCGGTGTGACGGCGCAGTTGGTGGTCGCTGCGGAGCAGCCGACCGGGGTGGTGATAGCGCTGGTGGACGAGACGGCCGAACGCAGCATGGTCACCGACGTCGGCGCCGCCGCCGGGTTGCGGCTCGCGGACTGGGATCCGGTGCTGCTGGCGGGAGTTGACTTCCTCCACCTATCGGGCTATCTGCTCTTTCCGCCTGCCGGGCGGGAGTTGGCGCGGGCGGCGATCGCGGACGCGAGGGCCGCCGGGGTGCCGGTGAGCGTGGACCCGGCTTCCACCGGCTTCCTGGGGGCGTTGGGCGTGCCGGTGTTCCGGGCGGCCGCGAGCGGGGTCGACGTGCTGATACCCAACCTGGAGGAGGCCCGACTGCTCAGCGGCGAGGCCGAACCGGAGGCGGCGGCGATCGCGCTCAGCCGCTGGGTCGGCACCGCGGTGGTCAAGCTCGGGGCCGCGGGCGCGATCGCCGCCCGGGCCGGCGCGGTGATCGCCCGCGCGCCCGGGGTGCCGACCGCCGCGGTGGACAGCACCGGGGCGGGTGACGCCTTCGCCGGCGGGTATCTGGCGGCGCTGCTGGCCGGGGCGGACCAGCAGCGGGCGCTGGCGGCGGGGTGCGCGGCCGGCGCGCAGGCGGTGGCGGTGGTGGGCGCGCGGCCCGCCGTCGGGTGA
- a CDS encoding pseudouridine-5'-phosphate glycosidase: MTPTTFQYSAEVRDALDRGAPVVALESTIIAHGLPRPRNLAVAGELEELVRAHGAVPATIAVLDGTVRIGLDAGGLDRVANQEGLRKFGFRDLAPALATGASGATTVSGTAFLAARAGIRVFATGGLGGVHRDWISTQDESADLGLLARTRITVVCAGVKSILDVPATLQRLETLGVGVIGFGTEEFPGFYLSSSGNPVDWTLHEPAQVAAAMRAQDALGGPESALVVANPVPREEQLDPLLHDRVLADGLAAADRERVIGQAVTPFLLAYLTEHTKGASLEANLAAVRGNVRLAARIAAAWAKA; encoded by the coding sequence ATGACGCCAACCACGTTCCAGTACTCAGCCGAGGTCCGCGACGCACTCGACCGGGGTGCGCCAGTGGTCGCGCTGGAGTCGACGATCATCGCCCACGGCCTCCCCCGCCCCCGCAACCTGGCCGTCGCCGGTGAGTTGGAGGAACTGGTCCGGGCGCACGGTGCGGTGCCGGCCACCATCGCGGTGCTGGACGGCACGGTCCGGATCGGCCTGGACGCCGGTGGGCTGGACCGGGTCGCCAACCAGGAGGGCCTGCGCAAGTTCGGGTTCCGCGACCTCGCGCCCGCACTGGCCACCGGCGCCAGCGGCGCGACCACCGTCTCCGGCACCGCCTTCCTGGCGGCGCGGGCCGGGATCCGGGTCTTCGCCACCGGCGGACTCGGCGGCGTGCACCGGGACTGGATCAGCACCCAGGACGAGTCGGCCGATCTGGGGCTGCTGGCCCGCACCCGGATCACCGTGGTCTGCGCGGGTGTCAAGTCGATCCTGGACGTTCCCGCGACCCTACAGCGTCTGGAAACCCTGGGAGTTGGCGTCATCGGCTTCGGCACCGAGGAGTTCCCTGGCTTCTATCTGAGCAGTTCGGGCAACCCGGTGGACTGGACGCTGCACGAGCCCGCCCAGGTGGCCGCCGCGATGCGGGCCCAGGACGCCCTCGGCGGGCCCGAGTCGGCGCTGGTGGTGGCGAATCCGGTACCGCGCGAAGAGCAGTTGGATCCGCTGCTGCACGACCGGGTGCTGGCCGACGGGCTCGCCGCCGCCGACCGGGAGCGCGTCATCGGGCAAGCCGTCACCCCGTTCCTGCTCGCCTACCTCACCGAGCACACCAAGGGCGCCTCGCTGGAGGCCAATCTCGCGGCGGTGCGCGGCAACGTCCGGCTGGCGGCCCGGATCGCCGCTGCCTGGGCCAAGGCATGA
- a CDS encoding Ig domain-containing protein — protein MLRHRAGLLLHSRRTLMVGLAAGLAAAGLVAPLTAAADPHPATHGTVQAQAKPATPKSGGPHKAAAFKPHAAKAGPLATAGKTGGKVTPQTADGADPGPQGDGSVANEYDLQMTYKGAQDSAGIVTGPPKVYLVLWGSQWGTPSTNSTGDVVPSGDPDGAAAYQQDFFKGLGSAGDGWSAVLTQYCEGIQAGSLQCPANAAHIQYPQPGSVLAGVWVDNAAAAPQAASEPQLAAEATAAAQHFGNVTEAQNRNVQYIIDSPQGTNPDKWKDLGYCAWHDFERTKFGSIAYTNMPYQPDVAGCGANWFGENTARGKLDGYGIIGGHEYAETLTDPNTPGGWTDATGQEVGDKCAWIPQGANGGLFFENLSTGSFPLQTLWSNTDHLCQSSDPIVTGPTLTLSVMCDRTDAPNSPVNIGAAAADSSGATVSYSATGLPSGLSINSGTGVISGTSSGSNGWQRITVNATDAGGRTASTGFWENIGSGQTGCTAGPEQLIDPGFENGSADVNHTVMTDAWSPSGYNIITPSSLHSAHSGTWYAWLGQNGSGADDSINTSLNTYAGYQNANFSFWLDTESTNTSGSNPDTLQLIAYSQYDGHQIGVVKTWNSTGSQPGYQQQSVNLTPFIGQVGWGTTISLKLVSHESGSTPTTAFLIDDASVHEN, from the coding sequence GTGCTCAGACATCGAGCCGGTCTGTTGCTGCACAGCAGACGAACCCTCATGGTCGGCCTCGCCGCCGGCCTGGCCGCAGCCGGGCTGGTGGCCCCGCTGACCGCGGCGGCCGACCCCCACCCCGCCACCCACGGGACCGTTCAGGCCCAGGCCAAGCCCGCCACCCCCAAGTCCGGCGGCCCGCACAAGGCCGCGGCCTTCAAGCCGCACGCCGCCAAGGCCGGACCGCTCGCGACCGCCGGCAAGACCGGCGGCAAGGTCACCCCGCAGACCGCCGACGGCGCCGACCCGGGCCCGCAGGGTGACGGCTCGGTGGCCAACGAGTACGACCTGCAGATGACCTACAAGGGTGCGCAGGACTCGGCCGGCATCGTCACCGGCCCGCCCAAGGTCTACCTGGTGCTCTGGGGTTCTCAGTGGGGCACGCCGTCCACCAACTCCACCGGCGACGTGGTGCCCTCCGGCGACCCGGACGGCGCGGCCGCCTACCAGCAGGACTTCTTCAAGGGCCTGGGCAGCGCCGGCGACGGCTGGAGCGCCGTGCTCACCCAGTACTGCGAGGGCATCCAGGCAGGCAGCCTGCAGTGCCCCGCCAATGCCGCGCACATCCAGTACCCGCAGCCCGGCAGCGTGCTGGCCGGCGTCTGGGTGGACAACGCCGCAGCGGCCCCGCAAGCCGCCAGCGAGCCCCAGTTGGCCGCCGAAGCGACCGCCGCGGCCCAGCACTTCGGCAATGTGACCGAGGCGCAGAACCGCAACGTGCAGTACATCATCGACTCGCCGCAGGGCACCAACCCGGACAAGTGGAAGGACCTCGGCTACTGCGCCTGGCACGACTTCGAGCGCACCAAGTTCGGTTCGATCGCCTACACCAACATGCCCTACCAGCCCGACGTGGCCGGTTGCGGCGCCAACTGGTTCGGTGAGAACACCGCGCGCGGCAAGCTGGACGGCTACGGCATCATCGGCGGCCACGAGTACGCCGAGACGCTGACCGACCCCAACACCCCGGGCGGCTGGACCGACGCCACCGGCCAGGAGGTCGGCGACAAGTGCGCCTGGATCCCCCAAGGCGCCAACGGCGGACTGTTCTTCGAGAACCTCTCCACCGGCTCGTTCCCGCTGCAGACGCTCTGGTCCAACACCGACCACCTGTGCCAGTCCTCGGACCCGATCGTCACCGGGCCGACCCTCACCCTCAGCGTGATGTGCGACCGGACCGACGCCCCCAACTCCCCGGTCAACATCGGCGCGGCGGCCGCCGACAGCTCCGGTGCGACCGTCAGCTACAGCGCCACCGGCCTGCCGAGCGGCCTGAGCATCAACTCCGGCACCGGGGTCATCTCCGGCACCAGCTCCGGTAGCAACGGCTGGCAGCGGATCACCGTCAACGCCACGGACGCGGGCGGCCGCACCGCCAGCACCGGCTTCTGGGAGAACATCGGTTCCGGCCAGACCGGTTGCACCGCCGGCCCGGAGCAACTGATCGACCCGGGCTTCGAGAACGGCTCGGCCGACGTCAACCACACCGTGATGACCGACGCGTGGAGCCCGTCCGGCTACAACATCATCACCCCGTCCAGCCTGCACTCGGCGCACAGCGGCACGTGGTACGCCTGGCTGGGCCAGAACGGCAGCGGCGCCGACGACTCGATCAACACCTCGCTGAACACCTATGCGGGCTACCAGAACGCCAACTTCTCGTTCTGGCTGGACACCGAGTCCACCAACACCTCGGGCAGCAACCCGGACACCCTCCAGCTGATCGCCTACTCGCAGTACGACGGCCATCAGATCGGCGTGGTGAAGACCTGGAACAGCACGGGCAGCCAGCCCGGCTACCAGCAGCAGTCCGTCAATCTGACCCCCTTCATCGGCCAGGTCGGCTGGGGCACCACCATCAGCCTCAAGCTGGTGTCCCACGAAAGCGGTTCGACCCCCACGACCGCCTTCCTGATCGACGACGCCTCGGTTCACGAGAACTGA